From one Streptomyces spiramyceticus genomic stretch:
- a CDS encoding ABC transporter permease has product MFRTALRNVLAHKARLLMTVLAVMLGVAFVSGTLVFSDTIGNAYKNKSAKSFDHVSVAIQPDRSSEPSGETGQGAKQQPLLTDALLKKSQDLPGASSVIGDMSGFTALADKNGKLVGQNWGTTGANFYPGADGKDSRYDFTAGHAPRKAGEIALDSRTAERTGYKVGDTARLSTDGPVAEQRVSGIFDTSNGNVVAGGSLVLFDNDTARKMLGKTEYDQIDIKAAAGTSQAALKSAAEKILPKDTMAVTGDTLADDQDRMIAAQTSALSQTLLYFAAISLFVGIFIIANTFTMLVAQRTKELALMRAIGASRRQVTHSVLTEAFLVGLIAAVTGFALGIGVAVGLRSLVNSIGASLPEGPLVIAPTTGVVALVIGVVVTMLAAWLPGRRAAKIPPVAAMNSVHATPTVRGLVVRNTIGSVIAALGLGALFMGVSAGKDGMPYMALGAGLMLIGVIVLTPLLSRPFIAAATPLLKPFGVTGKLARQNSLRNPRRTASTAAALMIGLTLITAMTVIATSMQTAINKMAADSLKSDYTVSMANYQPLSPEVNKKLAALPDVEASSPMRVAYGEADGTFTRIAGVDQKHIGDLLNLDFTSGSLDGLTGNSTIMDHDTADRKGLKAGDTTSVKFDDGKTAELKVTGVYRENDMLNGLFTPTAVVDPHLEKTADEQVLLKMKNGPSDRAEDSIVKALGENPAIKIQDKQDISDEVGGAINLILNMLYGLLAMAVLIAVLGVINTLAMSVFERKHEIGMLRAIGLDRSKVKQMVRLESVIISLFGAALGIGLGIFLGWAAGSGISDSVKTYAMEIPIARIGVFLAIAALVGVLAAMWPARSAARLNPLAAIKAE; this is encoded by the coding sequence ATGTTCCGTACCGCCCTGCGCAATGTGCTCGCGCACAAGGCCCGACTGCTGATGACCGTGCTCGCGGTCATGCTCGGCGTGGCCTTCGTCTCCGGCACCCTCGTCTTCTCCGACACCATCGGCAACGCCTACAAGAACAAGTCGGCGAAGAGCTTCGACCATGTGTCGGTCGCCATCCAGCCCGACCGTTCCTCCGAACCCTCCGGTGAGACAGGCCAGGGAGCCAAGCAGCAACCCCTGCTGACGGACGCTCTGCTGAAGAAGTCTCAGGACCTTCCCGGCGCCTCCTCCGTCATCGGCGACATGTCCGGTTTCACGGCGCTCGCCGACAAGAACGGCAAGCTCGTCGGCCAGAACTGGGGCACCACGGGCGCCAACTTCTACCCCGGCGCCGACGGCAAGGACTCCCGTTACGACTTCACCGCCGGGCACGCACCGCGCAAGGCCGGTGAGATCGCGCTCGACAGCCGCACCGCGGAGCGCACCGGCTACAAGGTCGGCGACACCGCCCGGCTGTCCACCGACGGACCGGTGGCTGAGCAGCGGGTCAGCGGCATCTTCGACACCTCCAACGGCAACGTGGTGGCCGGCGGCAGCCTGGTGCTGTTCGACAACGACACCGCGCGCAAGATGCTCGGCAAGACCGAGTACGACCAGATCGACATCAAGGCGGCGGCCGGCACCTCCCAGGCCGCCCTCAAGAGCGCGGCCGAGAAGATCCTGCCGAAGGACACGATGGCCGTCACCGGTGACACGCTCGCCGACGACCAGGACCGGATGATCGCCGCGCAGACCAGCGCGCTGAGCCAGACGCTGCTCTACTTCGCCGCCATCTCGCTCTTCGTCGGCATCTTCATCATCGCCAACACCTTCACGATGCTGGTCGCCCAACGCACCAAGGAACTGGCGCTGATGCGCGCCATCGGCGCCTCCCGCCGCCAGGTGACGCATTCCGTACTGACCGAGGCGTTCCTCGTCGGCCTCATCGCCGCGGTGACCGGCTTCGCCCTGGGCATCGGCGTGGCGGTCGGCCTGCGGTCCCTGGTCAACTCCATCGGCGCCTCGCTGCCGGAAGGACCCCTGGTCATCGCCCCGACGACCGGCGTCGTCGCGCTCGTCATCGGTGTGGTCGTCACCATGCTCGCCGCCTGGCTGCCGGGCCGCCGGGCCGCGAAGATCCCGCCGGTCGCCGCGATGAACAGCGTGCACGCCACCCCGACCGTGCGCGGTCTGGTCGTACGCAACACCATCGGGTCGGTCATCGCCGCCCTCGGTCTCGGCGCCCTCTTCATGGGCGTCTCCGCCGGCAAGGACGGCATGCCGTACATGGCGCTGGGCGCCGGGCTGATGCTCATCGGCGTCATCGTGCTCACGCCGCTGCTCTCCCGCCCGTTCATCGCCGCCGCCACTCCGCTTCTGAAGCCGTTCGGAGTGACCGGCAAGCTGGCCCGGCAGAACTCGCTGCGCAATCCGCGCCGTACGGCCTCCACCGCTGCCGCGCTGATGATCGGCCTCACCCTCATCACGGCGATGACCGTGATCGCGACCTCCATGCAGACCGCGATCAACAAGATGGCGGCGGACTCCCTGAAGTCCGACTACACCGTCTCCATGGCCAACTACCAGCCGCTGTCGCCCGAGGTGAACAAGAAGCTGGCGGCCCTCCCCGACGTCGAGGCGAGCAGCCCGATGCGCGTCGCCTACGGAGAGGCCGACGGTACGTTCACGAGGATCGCCGGCGTCGACCAGAAGCACATCGGTGACCTGCTGAACCTCGACTTCACCAGCGGCTCGCTGGACGGCCTGACCGGCAACTCGACGATCATGGATCACGACACCGCCGACCGGAAGGGTCTGAAGGCGGGCGACACCACCTCGGTGAAGTTCGACGACGGCAAGACGGCCGAGCTGAAGGTCACCGGCGTCTACCGCGAGAACGACATGCTCAATGGGCTCTTCACGCCGACCGCCGTGGTCGACCCGCACCTGGAGAAGACCGCCGACGAACAGGTCCTGCTCAAGATGAAGAACGGCCCCTCCGACCGGGCCGAGGACTCCATCGTCAAGGCCCTCGGCGAGAACCCCGCCATCAAGATCCAGGACAAGCAGGACATCAGCGACGAGGTCGGCGGCGCCATCAACCTCATTCTCAACATGCTGTACGGCCTGCTGGCGATGGCCGTCCTGATCGCGGTGCTCGGTGTCATCAACACGCTGGCCATGTCGGTGTTCGAGCGCAAGCACGAGATCGGGATGCTGCGGGCGATCGGCCTCGACCGGTCGAAGGTCAAGCAGATGGTGCGCCTGGAGTCGGTCATCATCTCGCTGTTCGGCGCGGCGCTCGGCATCGGCCTCGGGATCTTCCTGGGCTGGGCCGCGGGCAGTGGCATCAGCGACTCGGTGAAGACGTACGCCATGGAAATCCCCATCGCCCGGATCGGGGTCTTCCTCGCCATCGCCGCCCTGGTGGGCGTGCTCGCCGCCATGTGGCCGGCACGCAGCGCGGCGCGGCTGAACCCGCTGGCGGCGATCAAGGCGGAGTAG
- a CDS encoding SAM-dependent methyltransferase, with product MADAALRLTTLAEELLGQPLPVRIRAWDGSESGPPDAPTLVIHHRRALRRLLWKPGELGLARAWVAGEISVRGDLYEALDRLAGLLWERGAETKSPIHPVRDPRLRAAARGLIGLVGLWPPPPPPREEVRRRSGPLHTKRRDKQAISHHYDVGNDFYALVLGRSMVYSCAYFDEGLTLEEAQRDKLDLISRKLGLKEGVRLLDVGCGWGSMAIHAAREYGAQVTGVTLSTEQAAFARKRIAEEGLTDRIEIRVQDYRDVRDGPYDAISSIGMAEHVGSALYREYAGTLFSLLKPGGRLLNHQIARRPEPDEESYHVDEFIDAYVFPDGELAPVGRTVATLEEAGFEVRDVESLREHYALTLRQWVSNLEDNWEAAVRATSQGRARVWQLYMAASALSFEHNKIGVNQVLAVRSGEGGTSGMPLRSRDWRNSGGR from the coding sequence ATGGCCGACGCCGCCCTGCGGCTGACCACGCTTGCCGAGGAACTCCTCGGGCAACCACTACCGGTCCGCATCCGGGCCTGGGACGGCAGCGAGTCCGGCCCGCCCGACGCGCCGACCCTCGTCATCCACCACCGCCGTGCCCTGCGCCGCCTGCTCTGGAAGCCCGGCGAACTCGGCCTCGCCCGGGCCTGGGTGGCGGGCGAGATCTCGGTACGGGGCGATCTGTACGAGGCCCTGGACCGCCTCGCGGGGCTGCTCTGGGAACGCGGCGCCGAGACCAAGTCCCCCATCCATCCCGTGCGCGACCCCCGCCTGCGCGCCGCCGCCCGCGGCCTGATCGGCCTGGTGGGCCTGTGGCCGCCGCCTCCCCCGCCCCGCGAAGAGGTCAGGCGGCGCAGCGGCCCGCTGCACACCAAGCGCCGCGACAAGCAAGCGATCAGCCACCACTACGACGTGGGCAACGACTTCTACGCCCTGGTGCTCGGCCGGTCGATGGTCTACTCGTGCGCGTACTTCGATGAAGGGCTCACCCTCGAAGAGGCCCAGCGCGACAAGCTGGACCTGATCAGCCGCAAGCTCGGCCTCAAGGAGGGCGTCCGGCTGCTCGACGTCGGCTGCGGCTGGGGCTCCATGGCCATCCACGCGGCGCGCGAGTACGGCGCCCAGGTCACCGGTGTCACGCTCTCCACCGAGCAGGCGGCGTTCGCCCGCAAGCGCATCGCCGAGGAGGGCCTGACCGACCGCATCGAGATCCGGGTCCAGGACTACCGGGACGTCAGGGACGGTCCGTACGACGCGATCTCGTCGATCGGCATGGCCGAGCACGTCGGCTCGGCGCTCTACCGGGAGTACGCCGGCACGCTGTTCTCGCTGCTCAAGCCGGGCGGCCGGCTGCTCAACCACCAGATCGCCCGCCGCCCCGAACCGGACGAAGAGTCGTACCACGTCGACGAGTTCATCGACGCGTACGTCTTCCCCGACGGCGAGCTGGCGCCGGTCGGCCGCACCGTCGCGACGCTGGAGGAGGCCGGCTTCGAGGTGCGCGACGTCGAGTCGCTCCGTGAGCACTACGCCCTGACGCTGCGCCAGTGGGTCTCCAACCTGGAGGACAACTGGGAGGCGGCGGTACGGGCGACCTCGCAGGGGCGGGCCCGCGTCTGGCAGCTCTACATGGCGGCCTCCGCGCTCTCCTTCGAGCACAACAAGATCGGCGTCAATCAGGTACTCGCCGTACGGTCCGGGGAGGGCGGCACGTCCGGCATGCCGTTGCGGTCGCGTGACTGGAGGAATTCCGGAGGTCGTTGA
- a CDS encoding NAD(P)/FAD-dependent oxidoreductase, whose protein sequence is MSTTERPRILVVGGGYVGLYAARRILKKMRYAEATVTVVDPRSYMTYQPFLPEAAAGSISPRHVVVPLRRVLPKAEVLTGRVTTIDQDRKVATVAPLVGEAYELPFDYLVIALGAVSRTFPIPGLAEQGIGMKGVEEAIGLRNHVLEQLDKADSTTDEDVRRKALTFVFVGGGFAGAETIGEVEDMARDAAKYYTSVKREDMRFLLVDVADKILPEVGPKLGAYGKEHLESRGVEVYLKTGMDSCVDGHVVLNNGLEVDSNTIVWTAGVKPNPALARYGLPLGPRGHVDTAATLQVQGSDYIWAAGDNAQVPDMAARRAGVENAWCPPNAQHALRQAKVLGDNVISGMRGFPQKEYSHANKGAVAGLGLHKGVAMIVMGKVKIKLKGRLAWYMHRGYHGMAVPTWNRKIRVLADWTLAMFLKREVVSLGAMETPREEFYEAAKPAPAPAPAAKAAAPADGEKAKAS, encoded by the coding sequence ATGAGCACCACGGAGCGTCCCAGGATCCTCGTAGTAGGCGGTGGGTACGTAGGCCTGTACGCAGCACGACGCATTCTCAAGAAGATGCGTTATGCGGAAGCGACCGTCACGGTCGTCGACCCGCGCTCGTACATGACGTACCAGCCCTTCCTCCCCGAAGCTGCCGCCGGCAGCATCTCGCCGAGGCACGTTGTCGTACCGCTGCGACGCGTCCTGCCCAAGGCCGAGGTGCTCACCGGTCGGGTCACGACCATCGATCAGGACCGCAAGGTCGCCACCGTCGCGCCGCTCGTCGGCGAGGCCTACGAGCTGCCCTTCGACTACCTGGTCATCGCGCTCGGCGCGGTCTCCCGCACCTTCCCGATCCCCGGCCTGGCCGAACAGGGCATCGGCATGAAGGGCGTCGAGGAGGCCATCGGCCTGCGCAACCACGTCCTTGAGCAGCTGGACAAGGCAGACTCCACGACCGACGAGGACGTCCGCCGCAAGGCGCTCACCTTCGTCTTCGTCGGCGGTGGCTTCGCGGGTGCGGAGACCATCGGCGAGGTCGAGGACATGGCCCGCGACGCCGCGAAGTACTACACGAGCGTCAAGCGCGAAGACATGCGTTTCCTGCTCGTCGACGTGGCCGACAAGATCCTTCCCGAGGTCGGGCCGAAGCTCGGCGCGTACGGCAAGGAGCACCTGGAGAGCCGCGGCGTCGAGGTCTACCTCAAGACCGGCATGGACTCCTGCGTCGACGGCCACGTGGTGCTCAACAACGGCCTCGAAGTGGACTCCAACACCATCGTGTGGACCGCCGGTGTGAAGCCGAACCCGGCGCTGGCCCGCTACGGCCTGCCGCTCGGCCCGCGCGGCCACGTGGACACCGCCGCCACCCTCCAGGTGCAGGGCAGCGACTACATCTGGGCCGCGGGCGACAACGCCCAGGTCCCGGACATGGCCGCCCGCAGGGCCGGCGTCGAGAATGCCTGGTGCCCGCCGAACGCCCAGCACGCGCTCCGTCAGGCGAAGGTCCTCGGCGACAACGTGATCTCCGGCATGAGGGGCTTCCCCCAGAAGGAGTACAGCCACGCCAACAAGGGTGCGGTCGCCGGTCTCGGCCTGCACAAGGGCGTCGCGATGATCGTCATGGGCAAGGTGAAGATCAAGCTCAAGGGCCGTCTCGCCTGGTACATGCACCGTGGCTACCACGGCATGGCCGTCCCGACCTGGAACCGCAAGATCCGCGTCCTCGCCGACTGGACCCTCGCGATGTTCCTCAAGCGCGAGGTCGTCTCGCTCGGCGCCATGGAGACTCCCCGCGAGGAGTTCTACGAGGCCGCCAAGCCGGCACCGGCACCGGCTCCGGCCGCCAAGGCCGCCGCGCCCGCCGACGGCGAGAAGGCCAAGGCCTCCTAG
- a CDS encoding Ppx/GppA phosphatase family protein encodes MTRVAAIDCGTNSIRLLVADADPGTGEIVDLDRRMEIVRLGQDVDRTGRLAPEALERTFAACRQYADVIKAHGAEKIRFVATSASRDAENREEFVRGVVDILGVEPEVITGDQEAEFSFTGATKELAGRADLPRPYLVVDIGGGSTEFVVGDDHVRAARSVDIGCVRMTERHLMRDGVVSDPPTLGQITAIRADIRAALDLAEETVPLREAHTLVGLAGSVTTVGAIALGLHAYDSALIHHSRVTYESVKRITGELLISTHAERTAIPVMHPGRVDVIAAGALVLLEIMERTGASEVVVSEHDILDGIGWSIA; translated from the coding sequence GTGACCCGTGTTGCCGCCATCGACTGCGGTACGAACTCCATCCGGCTGCTCGTCGCCGACGCCGACCCCGGGACGGGCGAGATCGTCGATCTCGACCGGCGCATGGAGATCGTGCGCCTCGGCCAGGACGTCGACCGCACCGGCCGCCTCGCCCCGGAGGCGCTGGAGCGTACCTTCGCCGCCTGTCGCCAGTACGCCGATGTCATCAAGGCGCACGGCGCCGAGAAGATCCGCTTCGTGGCGACCTCCGCATCGCGCGACGCCGAGAACCGCGAGGAATTCGTCCGCGGCGTCGTCGACATCCTCGGCGTCGAGCCCGAGGTGATCACCGGTGACCAGGAGGCCGAGTTCTCCTTCACCGGCGCCACCAAGGAGCTCGCGGGACGCGCCGACCTGCCCAGGCCCTACCTGGTGGTCGACATCGGCGGCGGCTCCACGGAGTTCGTCGTGGGCGACGACCACGTACGGGCCGCCCGCTCCGTCGACATCGGCTGCGTACGGATGACCGAGCGCCACCTCATGCGCGACGGCGTCGTCTCCGACCCGCCCACCCTCGGCCAGATCACGGCCATACGAGCCGACATCCGCGCCGCCCTCGACCTCGCGGAGGAGACGGTGCCGCTCCGCGAGGCGCACACCCTGGTCGGGCTCGCGGGTTCGGTGACGACCGTGGGCGCCATCGCGCTGGGGCTCCACGCGTACGACTCGGCGCTGATCCACCACTCGCGCGTCACGTACGAGTCGGTCAAGCGGATCACCGGCGAGCTGCTCATCTCGACGCACGCGGAGCGGACCGCGATCCCCGTCATGCACCCCGGCCGGGTGGATGTCATCGCGGCGGGAGCGCTCGTACTGCTGGAGATCATGGAGCGGACCGGGGCCTCGGAGGTCGTCGTCAGCGAGCACGACATTCTTGATGGAATCGGCTGGTCCATCGCCTGA
- a CDS encoding DUF501 domain-containing protein produces the protein MDAAPPTTPRTEPTEVDIAAFKLQLGRPPRGLRAIAHRCPCGQPDVVETAPRLEDGTPFPTLYYLTCPRAAGAIGTLEGSGLMKEMQDRLADDPELAAAYRAAHEDYIQRRDAIEVLQGFPSAGGMPDRVKCLHVLVGHSLAAGPGVNPFGDEALALLPEWWAKGPCVTPCADKTGQEEDK, from the coding sequence ATGGACGCCGCACCCCCGACCACCCCGCGCACCGAGCCCACCGAGGTGGACATCGCCGCGTTCAAGCTGCAGCTGGGCCGCCCGCCGCGCGGCCTGCGCGCCATCGCGCACCGCTGCCCGTGCGGACAGCCGGACGTGGTCGAGACGGCCCCGCGTCTGGAGGACGGCACGCCGTTCCCGACGCTGTACTACCTCACCTGCCCCCGCGCGGCCGGCGCCATCGGCACCCTTGAGGGCTCAGGACTGATGAAGGAGATGCAGGACCGGCTCGCCGACGACCCGGAGCTGGCCGCCGCCTACCGCGCGGCCCACGAGGACTACATCCAGCGCCGCGACGCGATCGAGGTGCTCCAGGGCTTCCCGAGCGCGGGCGGCATGCCGGACCGCGTGAAGTGCCTGCACGTCCTGGTCGGCCACTCGCTGGCGGCCGGGCCGGGGGTGAACCCGTTCGGCGACGAAGCGCTCGCGCTGCTGCCCGAGTGGTGGGCGAAGGGCCCGTGCGTGACGCCGTGCGCCGACAAGACCGGCCAGGAGGAAGACAAGTGA
- a CDS encoding FtsB family cell division protein yields the protein MAAKNRDRFSTATRLRLLGEQTAARVYRSQTRRQARRSRLTGRAALLVLVLCSLIVALAYPMRQYVSQRGEIADEQRKMQEAGARVEQLRDEKARLKDDAYIERLAREHLHLVRPGETGFTVFDPDARDKRRDDQGAADRPWYSNLWDGVDNADRPDQQ from the coding sequence ATGGCCGCGAAGAACCGGGACCGGTTCTCCACTGCGACCAGGCTGAGGCTGCTCGGTGAGCAGACCGCCGCCCGCGTCTACCGGTCCCAGACCCGCCGTCAGGCCCGCCGCTCCCGGCTCACCGGCCGGGCGGCGCTGCTCGTCCTGGTGCTCTGCTCGCTCATCGTGGCGCTCGCCTATCCAATGCGGCAGTACGTGTCGCAGCGCGGTGAGATCGCCGACGAGCAGCGGAAGATGCAGGAAGCCGGCGCCCGGGTCGAGCAGCTGCGCGACGAGAAGGCCCGGCTCAAGGACGACGCGTACATCGAGCGCCTGGCCCGTGAGCACCTCCATCTCGTACGCCCCGGCGAGACGGGCTTCACGGTCTTCGACCCGGACGCGCGCGACAAGCGCCGCGACGACCAGGGCGCCGCGGACCGGCCCTGGTACTCCAACCTCTGGGACGGCGTCGACAACGCCGACCGCCCGGACCAGCAGTAG
- the eno gene encoding phosphopyruvate hydratase, protein MLVPSIDVVVAREILDSRGNPTVEVEVGLDDGSTGRAAVPSGASTGAFEAIELRDGDPDRYQGKGVEKAVLAVIEQIGPELVGYDATEQRLIDQAMFDLDATENKASLGANAILGVSLAVAHAASEASDLPLFRYLGGPNAHLLPVPMMNILNGGSHADSNVDIQEFMIAPIGAESFSEALRWGTEVYHTLKSVLKTKGLSTGLGDEGGFAPNLDSNRAALDLILEAIQQAGYIPGEQIALALDVAASEFYKDGAYEFEGKSRSAAEMTEYYEELVAAYPLVSIEDPLFEDDWAGWKVLTDKLGTKVQIVGDDLFVTNPERLARGIEEGAANSLLVKVNQIGSLTETLDAVELAQRNGFKCMMSHRSGETEDVTIADLAVATNCGQIKTGAPARSERVAKYNQLLRIEEILDDAAVYAGRSAFPRFKG, encoded by the coding sequence ATGCTCGTGCCGTCCATCGACGTCGTCGTAGCCCGGGAAATCCTGGACTCCCGAGGCAACCCCACGGTCGAGGTCGAGGTCGGCCTCGACGACGGCAGCACCGGTCGTGCTGCTGTTCCGTCCGGTGCCTCCACCGGAGCGTTCGAGGCCATTGAGCTTCGCGACGGTGACCCCGACCGCTATCAGGGCAAGGGTGTCGAGAAGGCCGTCCTCGCCGTCATCGAGCAGATCGGCCCGGAGCTCGTCGGTTACGACGCCACCGAGCAGCGCCTGATCGACCAGGCGATGTTCGACCTGGACGCCACCGAGAACAAGGCCTCCCTCGGCGCCAACGCCATCCTCGGCGTCTCGCTTGCCGTCGCGCACGCCGCCTCCGAGGCGTCCGACCTGCCGCTCTTCCGCTACCTCGGCGGCCCGAACGCGCACCTGCTGCCCGTTCCGATGATGAACATCCTCAACGGTGGGTCGCACGCCGACTCCAACGTCGACATCCAGGAGTTCATGATCGCGCCGATCGGCGCCGAGTCGTTCTCCGAGGCCCTGCGCTGGGGCACGGAGGTCTACCACACCCTCAAGTCCGTCCTGAAGACCAAGGGCCTGTCCACCGGCCTCGGCGACGAGGGCGGCTTCGCCCCGAACCTGGACTCCAACCGCGCCGCGCTCGACCTCATCCTCGAGGCCATCCAGCAGGCCGGTTACATCCCGGGCGAGCAGATCGCGCTCGCGCTCGACGTCGCCGCGTCCGAGTTCTACAAGGACGGCGCGTACGAGTTCGAGGGCAAGTCCCGCTCGGCCGCCGAGATGACGGAGTACTACGAGGAGCTCGTGGCGGCGTACCCGCTCGTCTCCATCGAGGACCCGCTCTTCGAGGACGACTGGGCCGGCTGGAAGGTCCTCACCGACAAGCTGGGCACCAAGGTCCAGATCGTCGGCGACGACCTCTTCGTCACCAACCCGGAGCGCCTGGCCCGCGGTATCGAGGAAGGCGCCGCCAACTCGCTGCTCGTCAAGGTCAACCAGATCGGTTCGCTGACCGAGACCCTGGACGCCGTCGAGCTGGCCCAGCGCAACGGCTTCAAGTGCATGATGTCGCACCGCTCCGGTGAGACCGAGGACGTCACCATCGCCGACCTCGCCGTCGCCACCAACTGCGGCCAGATCAAGACCGGCGCCCCGGCCCGCTCCGAGCGCGTCGCCAAGTACAACCAGCTGCTGCGCATCGAGGAGATCCTCGACGACGCGGCGGTGTACGCGGGCCGCAGCGCGTTCCCCCGCTTCAAGGGATAA
- a CDS encoding transglycosylase family protein: MLFSSKAKHRRPSKAVRFAAFAGITGVAVAAPLMGATSASAASAGEWDKVAQCESGGNWSINTGNGYHGGLQFSASTWAAYGGTAYAGTADQASKAQQIEIAEKVLAGQGKGAWPNCGVGLSGAAYDSGSAEQAQPEAAQPKAEPKAERSSGDAQAASRGEGRKAVKKGDGEYKVKSGDTLGKIAEAEDVEGGWKKIFELNKDIISDADVIFPGQQLHLG, translated from the coding sequence ATGCTGTTTTCCAGCAAGGCCAAGCACCGTCGCCCGTCCAAGGCCGTCCGGTTCGCCGCGTTCGCCGGTATCACCGGTGTCGCCGTCGCCGCCCCGCTGATGGGTGCCACGTCCGCCTCGGCCGCCAGCGCCGGGGAGTGGGACAAGGTCGCGCAGTGCGAGTCCGGCGGCAACTGGTCCATCAACACCGGCAACGGCTACCACGGTGGCCTGCAGTTCTCGGCGTCCACCTGGGCCGCGTACGGCGGCACCGCGTACGCCGGCACCGCCGACCAGGCCTCCAAGGCGCAGCAGATCGAGATAGCCGAGAAGGTCCTGGCCGGCCAGGGCAAGGGCGCGTGGCCGAACTGCGGCGTGGGCCTGTCCGGCGCCGCGTACGACAGTGGCTCCGCCGAGCAGGCCCAGCCCGAGGCGGCCCAGCCGAAGGCCGAGCCCAAGGCCGAGCGCAGCTCCGGCGACGCCCAGGCGGCCTCCCGCGGCGAGGGCCGCAAGGCGGTGAAGAAGGGCGACGGCGAGTACAAGGTGAAGTCCGGCGACACCCTCGGCAAGATCGCCGAGGCGGAGGACGTCGAGGGCGGCTGGAAGAAGATCTTCGAGCTGAACAAGGACATCATCAGCGACGCCGACGTGATCTTCCCGGGCCAGCAGCTGCACCTCGGCTGA
- a CDS encoding transglycosylase family protein — protein MRSGNGRHRRPRQAPALVVAAGVAGSAIAIPLLGATGANAAEATTWDRVAECESGGMWSADLGNGYYGGLQFSQEAWESNGGTAYAPRADLASRSQQIQIAEKVLADQGPKAWPSCATISGLVEGDDTPPGVGTPAEPTPSEAPDSPDTSERSEPLEDIVGSDSEADRTKKADEADKADVSEEPAGSDASEPAKAPDATPADETTPPAPEKSAPSGKHRGEEAREENRTDAAAGDSGNKHESGRHASRGDGSSRDAANAGSADKARNADGGEYTVRTGDNLWAIADAHDVPGGWPALYEANEKAIGSDADLILPGQRLDLS, from the coding sequence ATGCGCTCCGGGAACGGTCGACACCGACGCCCGCGTCAGGCCCCAGCTCTCGTCGTCGCGGCAGGCGTCGCCGGATCGGCCATCGCCATCCCGCTCCTCGGCGCGACCGGCGCGAACGCTGCCGAGGCCACGACCTGGGACCGGGTCGCCGAGTGCGAGAGCGGAGGCATGTGGAGTGCCGACCTCGGCAACGGCTACTACGGCGGACTGCAGTTCTCGCAGGAGGCCTGGGAGAGCAACGGCGGTACGGCGTACGCGCCGCGCGCCGACCTCGCCAGCCGCTCCCAGCAGATCCAGATAGCGGAGAAGGTCCTGGCCGACCAGGGGCCGAAGGCGTGGCCCAGCTGCGCGACGATCTCCGGCCTGGTGGAGGGTGACGACACCCCGCCGGGCGTCGGCACGCCCGCCGAGCCGACGCCGTCGGAGGCTCCGGATAGCCCGGACACTTCGGAACGGTCCGAGCCCCTTGAGGACATCGTGGGCTCCGACTCCGAGGCCGACAGGACAAAGAAGGCCGACGAGGCCGACAAGGCCGACGTGAGTGAGGAGCCTGCCGGGTCGGACGCCTCCGAGCCCGCCAAGGCCCCCGACGCCACCCCCGCGGACGAGACCACTCCGCCCGCCCCCGAGAAGAGCGCCCCCTCGGGCAAGCACCGCGGCGAGGAAGCCCGCGAGGAGAACCGCACCGACGCCGCAGCAGGCGATTCGGGCAACAAGCATGAATCGGGCCGCCACGCCTCCCGAGGTGACGGATCGTCACGCGATGCGGCGAACGCGGGCAGTGCGGACAAGGCACGCAATGCGGATGGCGGTGAGTACACCGTGCGAACCGGTGACAACCTCTGGGCCATCGCCGACGCGCACGACGTCCCCGGCGGCTGGCCCGCGCTCTACGAGGCCAACGAGAAGGCCATCGGGTCCGACGCGGACCTCATCCTTCCTGGCCAGCGCCTTGATCTGAGCTGA